The Pirellulales bacterium genome window below encodes:
- a CDS encoding protein-L-isoaspartate(D-aspartate) O-methyltransferase, whose amino-acid sequence MKDPAAAADLARLRMVRDQLQRHGIHDRRVLDAMSRVPRERFVDVAQPADAYADRALAIDCQQTISQPVIVAMMTEALHLRGGETVLDVGTGSGYQTAILAELAARVISIEIHPQLSDRAGRVLAELGYQNVKLLVGDGTLGWAEGSPYQGILVAAATAQCPPALLDQLADGGKLVIPIGSPGGQVLEVFERGRSTFRRVQLTACRFVPLVSPGDAPT is encoded by the coding sequence ATGAAAGATCCAGCCGCAGCAGCAGATCTGGCTCGTTTGCGCATGGTGCGCGATCAGCTCCAGCGGCATGGCATTCATGATCGTCGTGTGCTGGATGCCATGAGCCGGGTGCCGCGCGAACGCTTTGTCGACGTCGCCCAGCCGGCCGATGCGTACGCCGACCGAGCGCTGGCGATCGACTGCCAGCAGACGATCAGCCAGCCGGTGATCGTGGCCATGATGACCGAGGCCCTGCACCTGCGTGGCGGCGAAACGGTGCTCGACGTCGGCACCGGCAGCGGCTATCAAACCGCGATTCTGGCCGAACTGGCGGCGCGCGTCATCTCGATCGAAATTCATCCCCAATTGTCCGACCGTGCCGGGCGCGTGCTCGCGGAGTTGGGATATCAAAACGTGAAGCTCCTCGTCGGCGATGGCACGTTGGGTTGGGCCGAAGGATCGCCATATCAAGGCATCCTGGTAGCCGCGGCGACCGCGCAATGCCCCCCTGCCCTGCTCGATCAACTGGCCGACGGCGGCAAGCTTGTGATCCCGATCGGCAGTCCTGGGGGCCAGGTTCTGGAAGTCTTCGAGCGCGGCAGAAGTACCTTTCGCAGGGTGCAGCTCACCGCTTGCCGATTCGTGCCGCTCGTCAGCCCAGGCGATGCGCCCACCTGA